In Chloroflexota bacterium, the following are encoded in one genomic region:
- a CDS encoding SDR family oxidoreductase, with protein sequence MDLNLKDKVAIVTGAGGNGIGTTVCLELAREGAHVVTNDIDRSWADKVARQVSALGVRSMPTYADVTKISDCVEMVNKAFTEFGKVDILVTIPAYMMHKDFAHSTPEELQKQVDVTFWGVVNAAKAVLGTMMKQRNGSIVCMGSDSGKMAPAGEVMYASAKTAIMTFASSLSKEIGPYGVRINVVNAALVRSPSYGAGTEEAFRANYPLGRLAETQEVAEAILFLASDRAGFITGQTLSVNGGRL encoded by the coding sequence ATGGACCTGAATTTGAAGGATAAGGTGGCTATAGTTACAGGCGCTGGTGGCAACGGGATCGGTACCACCGTTTGCCTGGAGTTGGCCCGGGAAGGCGCCCATGTAGTGACCAATGATATCGACCGGTCGTGGGCAGATAAGGTGGCTAGGCAGGTCAGTGCTCTGGGCGTTCGATCGATGCCCACCTACGCTGATGTGACCAAAATCAGTGATTGTGTCGAGATGGTGAACAAAGCCTTTACTGAGTTTGGCAAGGTTGACATCTTGGTCACGATCCCCGCTTACATGATGCATAAGGACTTCGCTCATTCCACACCGGAGGAGTTGCAGAAGCAGGTGGATGTAACCTTCTGGGGAGTGGTCAATGCTGCGAAGGCTGTGCTTGGCACTATGATGAAGCAGAGGAATGGCAGTATTGTGTGCATGGGTTCAGACTCGGGCAAGATGGCGCCGGCTGGTGAAGTGATGTATGCCTCGGCCAAGACTGCTATTATGACTTTTGCCAGCAGTCTGTCCAAGGAAATCGGACCATATGGCGTCAGGATCAATGTGGTGAATGCGGCACTGGTCAGGTCACCGAGTTATGGGGCTGGAACAGAGGAGGCGTTTAGAGCCAATTATCCATTGGGTCGTCTGGCTGAGACGCAGGAAGTTGCTGAAGCCATATTGTTCCTAGCATCGGATCGGGCCGGCTTTATCACTGGTCAGACGTTGAGCGTCAACGGGGGACGACTCTAG
- a CDS encoding glucose 1-dehydrogenase produces MILDRFALTGKVAIVTGAGRGIGKGIALAFAEAGADLVCVDMTAGQMESTVAEVQRLGRRALAIPCDVREGEQVDRMVNQAKQEFGRIDILVNNAGGSPFRPSLKTNQLAWEAIVRENLTTTFLCSKAVAAVMLEQKSGSIVNISTRDSQIPCPGMMAYGAAKAGVNSLTLTLAWELAPYVRVNAILPGAVLTEGSAPALEPVKDRIVANTPLRRLGKPEDIALAALYLASSASDWVTGRLFEIDGGIEFVPLAAEMIANESAKERPKGQT; encoded by the coding sequence ATGATTCTGGATAGGTTTGCTCTGACTGGTAAGGTGGCCATCGTTACCGGTGCTGGGAGAGGGATAGGCAAGGGTATTGCGCTGGCCTTTGCTGAGGCCGGTGCTGATCTGGTTTGCGTTGATATGACGGCTGGGCAGATGGAGTCCACCGTGGCTGAAGTGCAACGTCTGGGGCGCAGGGCATTGGCCATACCTTGCGACGTTCGGGAGGGCGAGCAGGTGGACAGAATGGTGAACCAGGCTAAACAGGAATTCGGTCGCATCGATATCCTGGTCAATAATGCCGGAGGCAGCCCATTCAGGCCGAGCTTGAAGACGAATCAGCTTGCCTGGGAGGCTATTGTGCGGGAAAACCTCACCACCACTTTTCTCTGCAGCAAGGCGGTAGCAGCGGTGATGCTGGAGCAGAAGTCGGGGTCTATCGTCAACATCTCCACTAGGGATTCCCAAATCCCTTGCCCCGGCATGATGGCCTATGGTGCTGCGAAGGCGGGCGTCAACTCCCTCACGCTGACGCTGGCCTGGGAACTGGCTCCCTACGTCAGGGTAAACGCCATCCTGCCCGGTGCTGTCTTGACCGAGGGCAGTGCTCCGGCGCTCGAACCTGTGAAAGACAGGATCGTGGCTAATACTCCCCTGAGACGCTTGGGCAAACCCGAGGATATAGCGCTGGCTGCTCTGTATCTGGCTTCGTCTGCTTCCGACTGGGTGACCGGCAGGCTGTTTGAAATAGACGGCGGGATAGAATTTGTGCCGTTGGCAGCAGAGATGATCGCTAATGAGAGTGCAAAGGAAAGGCCAAAAGGGCAGACTTAG
- a CDS encoding DUF3883 domain-containing protein → MPNEVVNEIRKQYEQALASGGAAADALRGATKVIASRMFQRGSVILEFLQNAEDANAPEFSIDLSSDKVIFQNNGDPFSDKDVKSLCSIGNSAKLISGGYLGYFGIGFKSAFRISEKVEVFSGGYAFEFDRQCWQDKEPDFPWQIVPHPLDGTPGGKGARFICTLDSGEKGQRSIQSLLERAEHLGRAFMFLKKVKKLEWNDAVNGKPRTFTKTVEHESDVLNDQNTKQQELTLHLGSDKEKWLLFRRTVPVPPAIRNAPETIEAGREQLTGREIVLGFQLDDERKLKKAAGASIYGGIFSHLPLTAEQANLPFIIQGDFVSEGGRDALDEAHPWNHWMLRSAADLLADVAEVFKSHAVWQYQFLDLMLGQVPATASVKQHFFEHLKTKLKEREVVLTDDNNWIKPTSSLVQEKSLDEFCKAIGSIGWQEVSTPDRWFVNPNIVNRTVIRDHLGGTRLTSEEVVVVLASENWNVFLANRTKTENAPIWFQRLYQGLAGLLAHRVSAYKGKPWVLTADLITVTGKEARLPSEHIDNVPDSLLGLVFKLSPNAIVHPEVLQDADNKTNEIVKTFLNALDVGNTTIDWFVEKKLLQLMETANWEDVSEVEKTNAIQVILKWFSLNPNKAKSTLATWNASTKLKLLTKKKGVWHQAGKLYMPTECGGKLEALLAPSGGHPESFVNAHAISGKDDIDDIDECLAFLQAVGIASELRLITAQTIVETKLVTELTNEVSQGLVGKKVQYQTIEFLQALFETWSPLDGDNLFTYLASHWSKGGSERGLFESPMAFIIEPDGRLTYIPGWSPLLAAARLGNWIPTDEGLRSPLALHQKPAFCPIEADKAIAHELAPLVQGELTNVSLDFLVFCGVRDTRQGLNEIDLVLLLRLLSGSAWPKEKAEARSKSIFKRLSNINIGLSEHKDVPVMTNSGNWMPVGQTYVNDCPETELFQNDLPFAWIPQDDVEQYRSVLYSIGAHSAAKELTNTNTARIPLGKYPFISVLIELAGINGVIVERYGYLSLTISLGGYDKNIPKSLLVEDLGNGIVRVLLHKDFAAGDAEIAQLQDGMVKCAPMVNLHNVDITDVVERVAVEEVKHREISQKGQNLTVAAIGTGFDFHCSGAQGNYKVEVKGRSERGDVTLMGEEPNSANQWGKNYLLYVVYNCRSPEPQIKQARDPAKEWEERNSKSYVVPEKTWSTW, encoded by the coding sequence ATGCCGAATGAAGTGGTGAACGAAATAAGAAAACAATACGAGCAGGCACTTGCATCTGGTGGTGCTGCGGCGGATGCTCTTAGAGGGGCAACGAAAGTTATCGCTAGCAGGATGTTCCAGCGTGGAAGTGTAATTCTGGAATTCCTGCAGAATGCCGAGGATGCTAATGCACCCGAATTCTCTATTGATTTGTCCTCTGACAAGGTAATCTTCCAGAACAATGGAGACCCGTTCTCGGATAAGGATGTTAAGAGCCTTTGTAGTATTGGAAACAGCGCAAAGCTTATCAGTGGTGGCTATCTTGGCTACTTCGGAATCGGTTTTAAGTCCGCCTTTCGTATTTCCGAGAAAGTCGAAGTTTTCTCAGGGGGTTATGCTTTTGAATTTGACCGCCAGTGTTGGCAGGATAAGGAGCCAGATTTCCCATGGCAAATTGTGCCGCATCCACTTGACGGAACTCCCGGAGGCAAGGGAGCACGATTCATTTGCACCCTAGATTCTGGAGAAAAAGGGCAACGGTCAATACAAAGCCTTCTTGAGAGAGCGGAGCATTTGGGACGCGCTTTTATGTTTCTCAAAAAGGTCAAGAAACTGGAATGGAACGATGCGGTAAACGGTAAACCGAGAACTTTTACAAAGACGGTTGAACATGAATCGGACGTGTTAAACGACCAAAATACCAAACAACAAGAATTGACACTTCATTTGGGCTCAGACAAAGAGAAATGGCTGTTGTTCAGACGTACTGTGCCAGTGCCACCAGCAATTAGGAACGCGCCAGAAACGATTGAGGCCGGACGAGAGCAACTGACTGGACGTGAGATTGTCCTAGGATTTCAGCTTGACGATGAAAGAAAGCTTAAAAAAGCAGCTGGTGCTAGTATCTATGGTGGTATTTTTAGTCACTTACCATTGACTGCTGAACAGGCTAATCTCCCGTTCATAATACAGGGCGACTTCGTTTCTGAGGGTGGACGCGACGCTTTGGATGAAGCCCACCCTTGGAATCACTGGATGTTACGCAGCGCTGCTGACTTGCTTGCCGATGTTGCCGAAGTATTCAAGAGTCATGCGGTCTGGCAATATCAATTCCTAGATTTGATGCTTGGTCAAGTTCCGGCGACAGCATCTGTCAAACAACATTTTTTTGAGCACCTCAAGACAAAACTGAAAGAGCGCGAAGTAGTCCTTACAGATGATAATAATTGGATAAAGCCCACATCGAGTCTCGTACAAGAAAAATCATTAGACGAATTTTGCAAGGCGATTGGAAGTATTGGTTGGCAGGAAGTCTCTACCCCAGACAGATGGTTCGTAAATCCCAACATAGTTAATCGCACCGTAATAAGGGACCATTTGGGCGGCACGCGTCTTACCAGTGAAGAAGTAGTAGTCGTCCTTGCGAGTGAAAATTGGAATGTGTTCTTGGCAAATCGAACCAAAACTGAGAATGCACCAATATGGTTCCAGAGACTTTATCAAGGACTAGCAGGATTGCTTGCTCACCGGGTGTCGGCCTACAAAGGTAAACCCTGGGTTCTGACAGCTGACTTGATAACTGTTACTGGCAAAGAAGCTAGGTTGCCCAGTGAACATATTGACAATGTTCCCGATAGCCTATTGGGCCTTGTATTCAAACTCTCTCCGAATGCAATTGTACATCCCGAAGTGTTGCAAGATGCTGACAACAAAACCAATGAAATCGTGAAGACATTCTTGAACGCACTTGATGTTGGAAATACTACTATAGATTGGTTTGTGGAGAAAAAGCTATTGCAACTTATGGAAACTGCCAACTGGGAAGACGTATCAGAAGTTGAGAAGACTAATGCCATTCAAGTCATCTTGAAGTGGTTTTCATTAAATCCCAACAAGGCCAAGAGCACGCTAGCTACTTGGAATGCTTCCACAAAGCTAAAACTGCTTACGAAAAAGAAAGGTGTTTGGCATCAAGCCGGGAAACTCTACATGCCAACAGAATGTGGCGGTAAACTGGAAGCACTCTTAGCACCTTCAGGAGGACATCCTGAATCATTCGTGAACGCACATGCAATTTCTGGGAAAGACGATATTGATGACATTGATGAATGCCTTGCATTCCTGCAAGCGGTGGGCATAGCTTCTGAACTCCGGCTTATCACGGCACAGACTATTGTTGAGACAAAGCTTGTTACTGAATTAACTAATGAGGTAAGCCAAGGACTTGTGGGTAAGAAAGTTCAGTATCAGACTATTGAATTCCTGCAAGCCCTTTTCGAAACCTGGTCACCTCTCGATGGTGACAATTTGTTTACATATCTGGCCTCTCACTGGTCAAAAGGGGGAAGTGAACGGGGACTATTCGAGAGTCCAATGGCATTCATAATCGAGCCAGATGGGCGACTAACATACATACCTGGTTGGTCACCATTGTTGGCAGCAGCTCGACTTGGTAATTGGATTCCCACAGACGAAGGTCTGAGGTCGCCATTAGCGCTTCACCAGAAACCAGCCTTTTGTCCCATTGAAGCAGATAAAGCAATTGCCCATGAACTGGCACCTCTCGTACAGGGTGAATTAACAAATGTGAGCCTGGACTTTCTGGTTTTCTGTGGAGTTAGAGACACGAGGCAAGGTCTTAATGAGATTGACCTCGTATTACTTCTTCGCTTGTTATCAGGAAGTGCCTGGCCAAAAGAAAAGGCGGAAGCGCGGTCAAAGTCTATCTTTAAGCGTCTCTCGAATATTAACATCGGACTATCCGAACATAAAGATGTACCTGTAATGACCAATTCCGGCAATTGGATGCCGGTTGGACAAACATATGTGAATGATTGCCCGGAAACAGAATTATTCCAGAATGATTTACCTTTTGCTTGGATTCCGCAAGATGATGTAGAGCAATATCGTTCTGTGTTATATTCGATTGGCGCCCATTCAGCGGCCAAAGAATTAACCAATACAAACACCGCACGCATACCTCTTGGTAAGTACCCTTTTATTTCTGTTCTGATCGAACTTGCAGGTATTAATGGAGTTATAGTTGAGCGATATGGCTATTTGTCGTTGACTATCAGTCTGGGAGGTTATGACAAGAATATCCCGAAGTCTTTGCTTGTGGAGGATTTGGGGAATGGCATCGTACGAGTTCTATTACACAAGGATTTCGCAGCAGGGGACGCCGAAATTGCACAGTTACAGGATGGCATGGTCAAATGTGCACCTATGGTCAATTTGCACAATGTAGATATAACCGATGTCGTAGAACGAGTGGCAGTTGAAGAAGTAAAGCACCGGGAAATAAGCCAAAAAGGTCAAAATCTTACTGTTGCCGCTATTGGCACTGGGTTTGATTTTCATTGTTCTGGGGCTCAGGGTAATTACAAAGTGGAAGTGAAAGGGCGCAGTGAGAGAGGCGACGTAACTCTTATGGGAGAGGAACCCAATTCGGCTAACCAATGGGGTAAGAATTACTTGCTCTACGTTGTATATAATTGCCGGTCACCGGAGCCGCAAATAAAACAGGCGAGAGATCCAGCAAAAGAGTGGGAAGAACGAAATTCAAAGAGCTACGTAGTTCCAGAGAAAACGTGGTCAACTTGGTAA
- a CDS encoding CoA-binding protein produces MDKNEALDLVFNLQSVAIIGVAAGDSGFNTGRLFLNHILEYGFKGKIYVVNAKGGEVLGLPIYPHLKDIPEPVDYVISCIPAPFVLQLIKDSADKGAKVICLFTSGFAEFGTQKGRELEKEVQQLAQATGVRIIGPNCLGIYSPGAHFSFAPDLPHETGPVSFICQSGGNTLYLVRAAADRGIRFNKVISYGNACDIDESDLLEYLSQDKETKIVAAYIEGVKDGRRFYRTLRRLSARKPVVVLKGGRTRAGAVVAASHTASLAASHEIWTRAVQQAGAIPVDTLDEMADMLVTLSYMPPLQGKKLAMIGVGGGAGVLATDDWDEAGFILPSLPEQIRQAFRVALGNDAGTILSNPVDIPHLGFGHEAFHSAIGKLHNFGGIDLLVFHLPVRGIMLSIAVAPILLDRETEIIIKLHHESGKPIAVVVHYMATGEGWHFAAKYVQEFYEDGLPVYYSIASAAKAIDRFIRYHKNREEAKA; encoded by the coding sequence ATGGACAAGAATGAGGCACTGGACCTGGTCTTCAATCTTCAGTCTGTAGCCATTATCGGCGTGGCTGCTGGCGATTCCGGATTCAACACGGGGCGGTTGTTCTTAAACCACATCCTCGAGTATGGGTTCAAAGGCAAGATCTATGTGGTCAACGCTAAGGGTGGCGAGGTACTGGGACTCCCAATCTATCCTCATCTGAAGGATATCCCGGAACCGGTAGACTATGTCATCTCCTGCATACCGGCTCCATTCGTACTCCAGTTGATAAAAGACTCGGCTGACAAAGGTGCAAAGGTGATTTGCCTCTTTACTTCCGGGTTCGCTGAATTCGGAACACAAAAGGGCAGGGAACTGGAGAAGGAGGTCCAGCAACTGGCCCAGGCAACAGGGGTGCGCATTATCGGCCCCAACTGTCTGGGGATATATTCCCCCGGGGCGCACTTCTCCTTTGCCCCCGATCTCCCCCACGAGACCGGGCCGGTGTCCTTCATCTGCCAGAGTGGCGGCAATACGCTCTACCTGGTGCGGGCTGCTGCGGACAGAGGCATCCGGTTCAACAAGGTTATCTCTTATGGAAATGCCTGCGACATCGACGAGTCAGACCTGCTGGAATACCTCAGCCAAGATAAAGAAACGAAGATAGTGGCCGCCTATATCGAGGGGGTTAAAGACGGCCGGCGGTTCTATCGCACCCTCCGGAGACTGTCAGCCAGGAAGCCGGTGGTGGTCTTGAAAGGAGGGCGTACACGGGCTGGCGCAGTGGTGGCAGCTTCCCATACCGCCTCACTGGCCGCATCACATGAAATATGGACCAGGGCGGTGCAGCAGGCAGGAGCGATTCCCGTCGACACCCTGGATGAGATGGCCGACATGTTAGTTACCCTCTCTTACATGCCGCCGCTTCAGGGCAAGAAGCTCGCCATGATCGGCGTAGGCGGCGGGGCCGGTGTCCTGGCCACCGACGATTGGGACGAGGCCGGTTTCATCCTTCCCAGCCTGCCTGAGCAGATCAGACAGGCGTTCCGGGTTGCTCTGGGCAATGATGCCGGGACAATCCTGAGCAACCCTGTGGACATCCCTCATCTTGGCTTCGGTCATGAAGCCTTCCACAGTGCTATCGGCAAACTGCATAATTTCGGAGGAATTGACCTGCTGGTCTTTCATCTACCCGTCAGAGGTATTATGCTGTCTATCGCCGTTGCTCCCATTTTACTCGACCGCGAAACCGAGATCATCATCAAGCTGCACCATGAGTCAGGCAAGCCAATAGCAGTAGTGGTGCATTACATGGCTACAGGAGAGGGCTGGCACTTCGCCGCAAAGTATGTTCAGGAATTCTACGAGGATGGCTTGCCAGTCTATTATTCGATAGCCAGCGCGGCCAAGGCCATCGACAGGTTCATCCGCTATCACAAAAACAGAGAAGAAGCGAAAGCCTAG
- a CDS encoding CoA-binding protein — translation MKSLDSVFYPTSIAIAGASPGKSGQWFLESIRTSGFKGSIYAVNPKGIEVSGLLAYTNIKDIPGPVDYVICCIPAPAVPQLVKDCAAKGVKTISIYTSGFSEIGTEEGRQLEKEIARLARAAGIRIIGPNCLGVYSPKVGLTFASDFPRRVGKVALMGQSGGNTSYLLRASSQRGVRFSKAVSYGNACDINETDLLEYFAQDPETEIVAAYIEGVKNGERFHKVLSEMSTVKPVLILKGGYTKAGGEIAASHTGSLAGSAEVWESLMRQTGAISVCSLEEMVDLLVTFTLLPLPKGRNAGVFGAGGGASVLATDELTSAGFTVPRLPPELVKELMDRFGNTVGMIFKNPIDLSMVGYSEGFHDVIKRLMTYKKGEWFDFSLIHAGFGQAAWFTSSAFDTETDQFHDFVTRIYKETDKPLALVLQFLITNWDWQKALDLQRGCSDSGMPVYHSMGSAARAINRFLSYHEGKRASTKCA, via the coding sequence ATGAAATCTCTAGATTCTGTCTTCTATCCAACGTCCATCGCCATTGCCGGGGCCTCTCCGGGCAAATCAGGACAGTGGTTCCTCGAAAGCATACGTACCTCCGGCTTCAAAGGCAGCATCTATGCCGTCAATCCCAAAGGCATCGAGGTCTCCGGCTTGCTCGCTTACACGAACATCAAAGACATTCCAGGCCCTGTTGACTACGTTATCTGCTGCATACCGGCACCCGCAGTACCGCAACTGGTAAAGGACTGCGCTGCGAAGGGCGTGAAAACGATATCCATCTACACTTCCGGGTTCTCGGAGATCGGGACTGAAGAGGGCAGGCAGCTAGAGAAGGAGATCGCGCGTCTGGCTCGAGCCGCGGGAATACGCATCATCGGCCCCAACTGTCTGGGGGTCTATTCTCCTAAAGTCGGGCTGACCTTTGCATCAGACTTCCCCAGGCGTGTGGGAAAGGTGGCGCTGATGGGACAGAGCGGTGGCAACACCTCCTATCTGCTCCGGGCCTCCAGCCAGAGGGGCGTCCGGTTCAGCAAGGCGGTGTCATACGGGAATGCCTGCGATATCAACGAGACAGACCTGCTGGAATACTTTGCTCAGGACCCCGAGACGGAGATTGTGGCGGCCTACATCGAAGGTGTCAAGAATGGAGAGCGCTTCCACAAAGTCTTGAGCGAGATGTCTACAGTCAAGCCAGTTCTCATTCTCAAAGGCGGGTACACCAAAGCCGGCGGGGAAATAGCCGCCTCACATACCGGCTCCCTGGCTGGCTCTGCCGAGGTCTGGGAGAGCCTGATGCGCCAGACCGGGGCCATCAGCGTCTGTAGTCTGGAAGAGATGGTGGACCTGCTGGTGACTTTCACACTGCTGCCCCTCCCTAAAGGCAGGAATGCCGGCGTGTTCGGAGCCGGCGGGGGCGCCAGTGTTCTGGCCACCGACGAGTTGACCAGCGCTGGCTTCACCGTGCCCAGGCTGCCGCCAGAACTGGTCAAAGAACTGATGGACCGTTTCGGCAACACCGTGGGGATGATCTTCAAGAACCCCATCGACCTCTCCATGGTAGGCTACAGCGAGGGCTTCCACGATGTAATCAAGAGACTCATGACCTATAAGAAAGGCGAGTGGTTCGATTTCAGTCTGATTCACGCCGGTTTCGGCCAGGCGGCGTGGTTCACATCATCTGCATTCGATACCGAAACCGATCAATTCCACGACTTTGTCACCCGGATCTACAAGGAAACGGACAAGCCCCTGGCTCTGGTGCTGCAATTCCTGATCACCAACTGGGACTGGCAGAAGGCCCTGGACTTGCAGCGGGGCTGCAGCGACTCGGGGATGCCTGTCTATCATTCCATGGGAAGCGCCGCTAGGGCGATTAACCGGTTCCTCAGCTACCACGAGGGCAAGCGGGCATCAACGAAATGCGCTTGA
- a CDS encoding CoA-binding protein yields MTQKKTGNSLDAIFTPASVAIAGASPGKSGQLFLDSVLASGFKGRVYAINSKGEEISGLKAYTRLKDIPGPVDYLICCIPAPAVPQLIRDCADKGVKAVAVFTAGFSESGTEEGKRLEMEVSRLARATGVRVIGPNCLGVYSPKVGFSYTSDFPSESGNVAFVCQSGGNSVYTTRAAIYRGVRFSKVISYGNACDVNECELLEYLIQDDETKVVAVYIEGTRDGPRFYRALAELARTKPVVVLKGGYTQPGAKAAASHTGSLSGSDQVWNEILQQAGAVRVYSLEELVDMLVTFSLLRVPQGRRVGIFGGGGGAAVLATDDWAKHGFVLPPLPQIVKEELRISVPNEAGLILHNPIDLSSFAYSERFYTLIKRLLVYEGFADISIIHIGFGQAAWFSASVFEAEIDFFKDAVTKIYSEVDKPLALVMHYLITGWDWQKGIEDLQRGCAAAGIPVYHSMSSAAKAIDRLLQYHEKRATAGDGK; encoded by the coding sequence ATGACTCAAAAGAAAACGGGCAATTCACTCGATGCAATATTCACCCCGGCTTCAGTTGCCATCGCCGGCGCCTCTCCTGGTAAGTCCGGGCAGTTGTTTCTCGACAGCGTGCTCGCCTCCGGTTTCAAGGGCAGGGTCTATGCCATAAACTCCAAAGGCGAGGAAATCTCGGGCTTGAAAGCATACACCAGACTCAAAGACATACCCGGGCCCGTTGACTACCTCATCTGCTGCATACCAGCTCCTGCAGTACCTCAACTGATCAGAGACTGTGCAGACAAAGGAGTAAAGGCGGTCGCGGTATTCACGGCCGGCTTCTCGGAAAGCGGAACCGAAGAGGGTAAACGACTGGAAATGGAGGTATCCCGCCTGGCACGGGCCACTGGAGTGCGGGTTATAGGTCCCAACTGCCTGGGAGTATATTCGCCAAAGGTAGGCTTCTCGTACACCTCCGATTTCCCCAGTGAAAGTGGGAACGTGGCCTTCGTTTGCCAGAGCGGCGGCAATTCGGTCTATACCACCCGCGCGGCTATCTATAGAGGCGTTCGCTTCAGCAAGGTCATCTCCTACGGGAACGCGTGTGACGTCAACGAATGCGAGTTGCTGGAATACCTTATTCAGGATGACGAAACCAAGGTCGTGGCTGTATACATTGAGGGAACAAGGGATGGCCCGCGTTTCTATCGAGCCCTGGCGGAGCTTGCCAGAACAAAGCCAGTGGTAGTTCTCAAGGGGGGATATACACAGCCTGGAGCAAAAGCGGCTGCTTCGCACACCGGGTCCCTCTCTGGCTCCGATCAGGTATGGAATGAGATTCTACAGCAGGCCGGGGCCGTCCGCGTCTACAGCCTGGAAGAACTGGTTGATATGCTGGTCACCTTCTCCCTTCTTCGAGTACCACAGGGAAGGAGGGTGGGTATATTCGGTGGTGGAGGCGGAGCCGCTGTCCTGGCGACTGATGACTGGGCCAAACACGGTTTTGTCCTGCCGCCGCTGCCCCAGATAGTGAAGGAGGAGCTCAGAATTTCCGTTCCTAACGAAGCCGGGTTGATCCTGCATAACCCCATTGACCTTTCTTCTTTTGCCTACAGCGAACGTTTCTATACTCTCATCAAGAGGTTGCTGGTCTATGAAGGATTCGCTGACATATCGATAATTCACATCGGTTTCGGACAGGCCGCCTGGTTCTCCGCTTCTGTCTTCGAGGCTGAGATCGATTTCTTCAAGGATGCAGTCACAAAAATATACAGCGAGGTAGACAAGCCTCTGGCGCTGGTGATGCATTATCTCATCACCGGTTGGGACTGGCAGAAGGGGATAGAGGACTTGCAGCGGGGATGCGCCGCGGCAGGCATACCCGTCTATCATTCTATGTCAAGCGCAGCCAAAGCCATTGATCGGTTGCTGCAATATCATGAAAAACGCGCGACTGCAGGAGATGGTAAGTAG